From a single Planifilum fulgidum genomic region:
- the guaB gene encoding IMP dehydrogenase produces MWEEKFAKEGLTFDDVLLIPAKSDVLPKDVDVSTRLGEGIRLNIPLISAGMDTVTEAPMAIAIARQGGLGIIHKNMKIEEQAEEVDRVKRSESGVITKPFYLHPEHKVYDAEALMSKYRISGVPIVDKERKLVGILTNRDMRFIRDYSTPISEVMTKENLVTAPVGTTLKEAEEILQKHKIEKLPLVDERGVLKGLITIKDIEKATLFPNAAKDAQGRLLAGAAVGVSSDTFKRAAALVEAEVDVLVVDTAHGHSRGVLETVAELRRRYPDLCIVGGNVATAEGTRDLIEAGASVVKVGIGPGSICTTRVVAGIGVPQITAIYDCATVARQYGVPIIADGGIRYSGDIVKAIAAGADAVMLGSLFAGTEEAPGESEIFQGRRFKVYRGMGSLGAMQAGSGDRYFQENVKKLVPEGIEGRVPYKGPLADTVFQLVGGLRAGMGYCGVRNLQELKEKTRFIRITGASLRESHPHDVQITKEAPNYHI; encoded by the coding sequence ATGTGGGAGGAAAAGTTTGCCAAGGAAGGGCTCACCTTTGACGACGTTTTGCTGATTCCGGCCAAGTCTGATGTGCTTCCCAAGGATGTGGACGTCTCCACCCGGTTGGGAGAGGGAATCCGGCTGAACATCCCGCTTATCAGCGCCGGGATGGATACGGTGACCGAGGCGCCGATGGCCATCGCCATCGCCCGCCAGGGCGGTCTCGGGATCATCCACAAGAACATGAAGATCGAGGAGCAGGCGGAGGAAGTGGACCGGGTGAAGCGCTCCGAGAGCGGCGTCATCACCAAGCCCTTTTACCTCCACCCCGAACACAAGGTTTACGATGCCGAGGCGCTCATGTCCAAATACCGGATTTCCGGCGTGCCGATCGTGGACAAGGAGCGGAAGCTGGTCGGCATCTTGACCAATCGGGACATGCGGTTCATTCGCGACTATTCCACGCCCATCTCCGAGGTGATGACCAAGGAGAACCTGGTGACGGCACCGGTGGGAACCACCCTCAAAGAGGCGGAGGAAATTCTCCAGAAACACAAGATCGAAAAACTGCCCCTGGTGGATGAAAGAGGGGTGCTGAAGGGCCTCATCACCATCAAGGACATCGAAAAGGCCACCCTGTTCCCCAACGCCGCCAAGGACGCCCAGGGACGGCTTCTGGCCGGGGCGGCCGTGGGGGTGTCCAGCGACACCTTCAAGCGAGCGGCCGCCCTGGTGGAAGCGGAGGTGGATGTCCTGGTGGTGGACACCGCCCACGGCCATTCCCGGGGCGTGCTGGAGACGGTGGCGGAACTTCGTCGGCGGTATCCGGATCTCTGCATCGTCGGGGGGAATGTGGCCACGGCGGAGGGAACCCGCGATCTGATCGAAGCGGGGGCCAGCGTGGTCAAGGTGGGCATCGGCCCCGGCTCCATCTGCACCACCCGGGTGGTGGCGGGGATCGGCGTGCCGCAAATCACCGCCATTTACGACTGCGCCACCGTCGCCCGCCAGTACGGCGTCCCCATCATCGCCGACGGAGGGATCCGCTATTCGGGGGATATCGTGAAGGCGATCGCGGCGGGGGCCGACGCGGTGATGCTGGGAAGCCTCTTTGCCGGAACCGAGGAGGCGCCCGGAGAATCGGAGATCTTCCAGGGTCGGCGGTTCAAGGTGTACCGGGGCATGGGCTCCCTCGGGGCGATGCAGGCGGGAAGCGGAGACCGGTATTTCCAGGAAAACGTGAAGAAGCTGGTTCCCGAGGGCATTGAGGGCAGGGTTCCCTACAAGGGTCCCCTGGCCGACACCGTCTTTCAACTGGTCGGCGGCCTGAGGGCGGGCATGGGTTATTGCGGAGTGAGAAACCTGCAGGAGCTGAAGGAGAAGACCCGGTTCATCCGGATCACCGGCGCCTCTCTCCGGGAAAGCCATCCCCACGACGTGCAGATCACCAAGGAAGCGCCCAACTATCACATCTGA